The Vitis riparia cultivar Riparia Gloire de Montpellier isolate 1030 chromosome 10, EGFV_Vit.rip_1.0, whole genome shotgun sequence genome includes a region encoding these proteins:
- the LOC117923770 gene encoding 50S ribosomal protein L17, chloroplastic isoform X1, with amino-acid sequence MACGSSASCTWSMATLRSALPSLPSLPCAPSRITLTRPKPIPILPSFTGLAPLSPLLSLSSPESTSFEHNFTIIDNGGRISAMRHGRRVPKLNRPPDQRRALLRGLTTQLLKYGRIKTTRARASAMRKYVDKMITLAKDGSLHKRRQALGFIYEKQIVHALFAEVPDRYGDRNGGYTRIIRTLPRRGDNAPMAYIELV; translated from the exons ATGGCGTGTGGGAGTAGCGCTAGCTGCACATGGAGCATGGCGACGCTGAGATCAGCCCTCCCTTCCCTTCCTTCTCTTCCTTGTGCTCCCTCTCGCATCACACTCACTCGCCCTAAACCCATCCCAATTCTTCCCTCTTTCACAGGCCTCGCTCCTCTCTcccccctcctctctctctcttctccag AATCCACTAGCTTTGAGCATAATTTCACCATTATTGACAATGGGGGTCGAATCTCTGCCATGAGACATGGGAGGCGTGTCCCCAAACTCAATAGGCCCCCTGATCAGCGTCGGGCACTCCTTCGCGGCCTTACTACTCAGCTCCTTAAATATGGTCGCATCAAAACAACTAGAGCAAGGGCAAGTGCCATGAGAAAGTATGTTGATAAAATGATAACGTTGGCAAAGGATGGATCCCTTCATAAGAGGAGACAGGCACTTGGGTTTATTTATGAAAAGCAGATTGTCCATGCATTGTTTGCTGAAGTCCCAGATAGGTATGGGGACAGAAATGGAGGTTACACAAGAATAATTAGAACTCTGCCAAGGCGAGGGGACAATGCACCAATGGCTTACATTGAGCTCGTTTAG
- the LOC117923920 gene encoding primase homolog protein-like isoform X5, whose product MERSLSLHITQDRNFAMWRCFRSTCGWAGRVLLESSAAYSEVTNNWMTVDSLGLEPLGDKLIAYFGERMISEKTLYRNAVMQLSGNQSGQLIIMSVIAFTYRQNGLLVGCKYRSMGKRFWQEKGTEKILYGLDDIQEANEIIIVEGELDKLSVEEAGFCNCVSVPGGAPQKVSAKELPSLDKDTAYHYLWNCKEYLDKASRIILATDGDSPGQALAEELARRLGKERCWRVSWPKKEDSSCFKDANEVLKNLGADALREVIENAELYEVNSSIQEI is encoded by the exons ATGGAGAGGAGCTTATCTCTTCATATAACCCAAGACAG GAATTTTGCAATGTGGAGATGTTTTCGCAGCACATGTGGATGGGCAGGCCGG GTCTTGCTAGAGAGTAGTGCAGCATACAGTGAAGTCACCAATAATTGGATGACGGTGGACAGCCTAGGGTTAGAACCTTTGGGTGACAAG CTGATTGCATATTTTGGTGAGCGGATGATATCAGAGAAAACTCTGTATAGAAATGCTGTTATGCAGTTATCTGGTAACCAG AGTGGGCAACTGATAATCATG AGTGTCATTGCTTTTACCTATAGACAAAATGGACTTCTTGTCGGTTGTAAGTATCGAAGCATGGGCAAAAGGTTTTGGCAG GAGAAGGGTACAGAAAAGATATTATATGGACTTGATGATATACAGGAAGCAAATGAAATCATCATT GTTGAAGGTGAGTTAGATAAACTTTCGGTTGAGGAAGCTGGCTTCTGTAATTGTGTAAGTGTTCCTGGTGGTGCACCACAAAAGGTTTCTGCTAAAGAATTGCCATCTTTAGACAAG GACACTGCATATCACTATCTATGGAACTGCAAAGAATACTTGGACAAG GCATCTCGCATTATCCTTGCTACTGATGGTGATAGTCCTGGCCAAGCATTGGCTGAAGAGCTCGCTCGCCGCCTAGGAAAAGAAAG ATGTTGGAGAGTAAGTTGGCCAAAGAAAGAAGACTCAAGTTGTTTCAAAGACGCAAATGAG GTTCTCAAGAATTTGGGAGCAGACGCTCTGCGAGAAGTTATTGAAAATGCAGAGTTATATGAGGTAAATAGCTCGATACAAGAGATATGA
- the LOC117923920 gene encoding primase homolog protein-like isoform X2: MPQLLAALLPSKQWLKSTFWLQHFLSFASPPKPVFLFQSTSSGFRFNSYAANRRLSTIPVRLDQPEDGSSDLDKLRVLRQKIEVSGITLDDSCVPGRYHHLICPKCNGGQLMERSLSLHITQDRNFAMWRCFRSTCGWAGRVLLESSAAYSEVTNNWMTVDSLGLEPLGDKLIAYFGERMISEKTLYRNAVMQLSGNQSVIAFTYRQNGLLVGCKYRSMGKRFWQEKGTEKILYGLDDIQEANEIIIVEGELDKLSVEEAGFCNCVSVPGGAPQKVSAKELPSLDKDTAYHYLWNCKEYLDKASRIILATDGDSPGQALAEELARRLGKERCWRVSWPKKEDSSCFKDANEVLKNLGADALREVIENAELYEVNSSIQEI, translated from the exons atgcCTCAACTGCTGGCAGCACTACTGCCCTCCAAACAATGGCTCAAATCCACATTTTGGCTCCAGCATTTCCTCTCTTTCGCCTCTCCTCCCAAGCCCGtctttctttttcaatcaaCTTCTTCTGGGTTTCGATTCAACTCATATGCTGCCAACAGGAGGCTCTCCACAATCCCGG ttCGTTTGGACCAACCAGAAGATGGAAGCAGTGATTTGGACAAGTTGAGGGTGTTGAGACAGAAAATTGAGGTTTCTGGGATTACCTTGGATGATTCTTGTGTGCCAGGACGGTACCATCACTTGATTTGTCCTAAG TGTAATGGTGGGCAGTTAATGGAGAGGAGCTTATCTCTTCATATAACCCAAGACAG GAATTTTGCAATGTGGAGATGTTTTCGCAGCACATGTGGATGGGCAGGCCGG GTCTTGCTAGAGAGTAGTGCAGCATACAGTGAAGTCACCAATAATTGGATGACGGTGGACAGCCTAGGGTTAGAACCTTTGGGTGACAAG CTGATTGCATATTTTGGTGAGCGGATGATATCAGAGAAAACTCTGTATAGAAATGCTGTTATGCAGTTATCTGGTAACCAG AGTGTCATTGCTTTTACCTATAGACAAAATGGACTTCTTGTCGGTTGTAAGTATCGAAGCATGGGCAAAAGGTTTTGGCAG GAGAAGGGTACAGAAAAGATATTATATGGACTTGATGATATACAGGAAGCAAATGAAATCATCATT GTTGAAGGTGAGTTAGATAAACTTTCGGTTGAGGAAGCTGGCTTCTGTAATTGTGTAAGTGTTCCTGGTGGTGCACCACAAAAGGTTTCTGCTAAAGAATTGCCATCTTTAGACAAG GACACTGCATATCACTATCTATGGAACTGCAAAGAATACTTGGACAAG GCATCTCGCATTATCCTTGCTACTGATGGTGATAGTCCTGGCCAAGCATTGGCTGAAGAGCTCGCTCGCCGCCTAGGAAAAGAAAG ATGTTGGAGAGTAAGTTGGCCAAAGAAAGAAGACTCAAGTTGTTTCAAAGACGCAAATGAG GTTCTCAAGAATTTGGGAGCAGACGCTCTGCGAGAAGTTATTGAAAATGCAGAGTTATATGAGGTAAATAGCTCGATACAAGAGATATGA
- the LOC117923920 gene encoding primase homolog protein-like isoform X1, with product MPQLLAALLPSKQWLKSTFWLQHFLSFASPPKPVFLFQSTSSGFRFNSYAANRRLSTIPVRLDQPEDGSSDLDKLRVLRQKIEVSGITLDDSCVPGRYHHLICPKCNGGQLMERSLSLHITQDRNFAMWRCFRSTCGWAGRVLLESSAAYSEVTNNWMTVDSLGLEPLGDKLIAYFGERMISEKTLYRNAVMQLSGNQSGQLIIMSVIAFTYRQNGLLVGCKYRSMGKRFWQEKGTEKILYGLDDIQEANEIIIVEGELDKLSVEEAGFCNCVSVPGGAPQKVSAKELPSLDKDTAYHYLWNCKEYLDKASRIILATDGDSPGQALAEELARRLGKERCWRVSWPKKEDSSCFKDANEVLKNLGADALREVIENAELYEVNSSIQEI from the exons atgcCTCAACTGCTGGCAGCACTACTGCCCTCCAAACAATGGCTCAAATCCACATTTTGGCTCCAGCATTTCCTCTCTTTCGCCTCTCCTCCCAAGCCCGtctttctttttcaatcaaCTTCTTCTGGGTTTCGATTCAACTCATATGCTGCCAACAGGAGGCTCTCCACAATCCCGG ttCGTTTGGACCAACCAGAAGATGGAAGCAGTGATTTGGACAAGTTGAGGGTGTTGAGACAGAAAATTGAGGTTTCTGGGATTACCTTGGATGATTCTTGTGTGCCAGGACGGTACCATCACTTGATTTGTCCTAAG TGTAATGGTGGGCAGTTAATGGAGAGGAGCTTATCTCTTCATATAACCCAAGACAG GAATTTTGCAATGTGGAGATGTTTTCGCAGCACATGTGGATGGGCAGGCCGG GTCTTGCTAGAGAGTAGTGCAGCATACAGTGAAGTCACCAATAATTGGATGACGGTGGACAGCCTAGGGTTAGAACCTTTGGGTGACAAG CTGATTGCATATTTTGGTGAGCGGATGATATCAGAGAAAACTCTGTATAGAAATGCTGTTATGCAGTTATCTGGTAACCAG AGTGGGCAACTGATAATCATG AGTGTCATTGCTTTTACCTATAGACAAAATGGACTTCTTGTCGGTTGTAAGTATCGAAGCATGGGCAAAAGGTTTTGGCAG GAGAAGGGTACAGAAAAGATATTATATGGACTTGATGATATACAGGAAGCAAATGAAATCATCATT GTTGAAGGTGAGTTAGATAAACTTTCGGTTGAGGAAGCTGGCTTCTGTAATTGTGTAAGTGTTCCTGGTGGTGCACCACAAAAGGTTTCTGCTAAAGAATTGCCATCTTTAGACAAG GACACTGCATATCACTATCTATGGAACTGCAAAGAATACTTGGACAAG GCATCTCGCATTATCCTTGCTACTGATGGTGATAGTCCTGGCCAAGCATTGGCTGAAGAGCTCGCTCGCCGCCTAGGAAAAGAAAG ATGTTGGAGAGTAAGTTGGCCAAAGAAAGAAGACTCAAGTTGTTTCAAAGACGCAAATGAG GTTCTCAAGAATTTGGGAGCAGACGCTCTGCGAGAAGTTATTGAAAATGCAGAGTTATATGAGGTAAATAGCTCGATACAAGAGATATGA
- the LOC117923920 gene encoding twinkle homolog protein, chloroplastic/mitochondrial-like isoform X3 — translation MPQLLAALLPSKQWLKSTFWLQHFLSFASPPKPVFLFQSTSSGFRFNSYAANRRLSTIPVRLDQPEDGSSDLDKLRVLRQKIEVSGITLDDSCVPGRYHHLICPKCNGGQLMERSLSLHITQDRNFAMWRCFRSTCGWAGRVLLESSAAYSEVTNNWMTVDSLGLEPLGDKLIAYFGERMISEKTLYRNAVMQLSGNQSGQLIIMSVIAFTYRQNGLLVGCKYRSMGKRFWQEKGTEKILYGLDDIQEANEIIIVEGELDKLSVEEAGFCNCVSVPGGAPQKVSAKELPSLDKLGHCISLSMELQRILGQGISHYPCY, via the exons atgcCTCAACTGCTGGCAGCACTACTGCCCTCCAAACAATGGCTCAAATCCACATTTTGGCTCCAGCATTTCCTCTCTTTCGCCTCTCCTCCCAAGCCCGtctttctttttcaatcaaCTTCTTCTGGGTTTCGATTCAACTCATATGCTGCCAACAGGAGGCTCTCCACAATCCCGG ttCGTTTGGACCAACCAGAAGATGGAAGCAGTGATTTGGACAAGTTGAGGGTGTTGAGACAGAAAATTGAGGTTTCTGGGATTACCTTGGATGATTCTTGTGTGCCAGGACGGTACCATCACTTGATTTGTCCTAAG TGTAATGGTGGGCAGTTAATGGAGAGGAGCTTATCTCTTCATATAACCCAAGACAG GAATTTTGCAATGTGGAGATGTTTTCGCAGCACATGTGGATGGGCAGGCCGG GTCTTGCTAGAGAGTAGTGCAGCATACAGTGAAGTCACCAATAATTGGATGACGGTGGACAGCCTAGGGTTAGAACCTTTGGGTGACAAG CTGATTGCATATTTTGGTGAGCGGATGATATCAGAGAAAACTCTGTATAGAAATGCTGTTATGCAGTTATCTGGTAACCAG AGTGGGCAACTGATAATCATG AGTGTCATTGCTTTTACCTATAGACAAAATGGACTTCTTGTCGGTTGTAAGTATCGAAGCATGGGCAAAAGGTTTTGGCAG GAGAAGGGTACAGAAAAGATATTATATGGACTTGATGATATACAGGAAGCAAATGAAATCATCATT GTTGAAGGTGAGTTAGATAAACTTTCGGTTGAGGAAGCTGGCTTCTGTAATTGTGTAAGTGTTCCTGGTGGTGCACCACAAAAGGTTTCTGCTAAAGAATTGCCATCTTTAGACAAG CTAGGACACTGCATATCACTATCTATGGAACTGCAAAGAATACTTGGACAAG GCATCTCGCATTATCCTTGCTACTGA
- the LOC117923920 gene encoding twinkle homolog protein, chloroplastic/mitochondrial-like isoform X4 has protein sequence MPQLLAALLPSKQWLKSTFWLQHFLSFASPPKPVFLFQSTSSGFRFNSYAANRRLSTIPVRLDQPEDGSSDLDKLRVLRQKIEVSGITLDDSCVPGRYHHLICPKCNGGQLMERSLSLHITQDRNFAMWRCFRSTCGWAGRVLLESSAAYSEVTNNWMTVDSLGLEPLGDKLIAYFGERMISEKTLYRNAVMQLSGNQSGQLIIMSVIAFTYRQNGLLVGCKYRSMGKRFWQEKGTEKILYGLDDIQEANEIIIVEGELDKLSVEEAGFCNCVSVPGGAPQKVSAKELPSLDKGKEGFYLNCFIRSYLITQRCIN, from the exons atgcCTCAACTGCTGGCAGCACTACTGCCCTCCAAACAATGGCTCAAATCCACATTTTGGCTCCAGCATTTCCTCTCTTTCGCCTCTCCTCCCAAGCCCGtctttctttttcaatcaaCTTCTTCTGGGTTTCGATTCAACTCATATGCTGCCAACAGGAGGCTCTCCACAATCCCGG ttCGTTTGGACCAACCAGAAGATGGAAGCAGTGATTTGGACAAGTTGAGGGTGTTGAGACAGAAAATTGAGGTTTCTGGGATTACCTTGGATGATTCTTGTGTGCCAGGACGGTACCATCACTTGATTTGTCCTAAG TGTAATGGTGGGCAGTTAATGGAGAGGAGCTTATCTCTTCATATAACCCAAGACAG GAATTTTGCAATGTGGAGATGTTTTCGCAGCACATGTGGATGGGCAGGCCGG GTCTTGCTAGAGAGTAGTGCAGCATACAGTGAAGTCACCAATAATTGGATGACGGTGGACAGCCTAGGGTTAGAACCTTTGGGTGACAAG CTGATTGCATATTTTGGTGAGCGGATGATATCAGAGAAAACTCTGTATAGAAATGCTGTTATGCAGTTATCTGGTAACCAG AGTGGGCAACTGATAATCATG AGTGTCATTGCTTTTACCTATAGACAAAATGGACTTCTTGTCGGTTGTAAGTATCGAAGCATGGGCAAAAGGTTTTGGCAG GAGAAGGGTACAGAAAAGATATTATATGGACTTGATGATATACAGGAAGCAAATGAAATCATCATT GTTGAAGGTGAGTTAGATAAACTTTCGGTTGAGGAAGCTGGCTTCTGTAATTGTGTAAGTGTTCCTGGTGGTGCACCACAAAAGGTTTCTGCTAAAGAATTGCCATCTTTAGACAAGG GCAAGGAGGGTTTCTATCTTAATTGTTTCATCAGGAGCTATTTAATAACCCAAAGATGCATAAATTGA